A single Natranaerobius thermophilus JW/NM-WN-LF DNA region contains:
- a CDS encoding tyrosine-type recombinase/integrase — protein MIHKTNKLISEKDGYWLILQPDTSTFQGIRDFLLIRAMLNYGLRLYEVTQLKWQDIDWYNERLVVANSRGANSRMLELQKTDLEMLKEWYYARYEREDNSDSMDKVYDYYVFTTLLGKRLTARYICKILTIYGRKSLLNQNIKPSVLRNTFAVNFYNDFQDMRKLQLKLGHENIKTTKRYLQIYDPNIAMRPMKLNIISML, from the coding sequence ATGATTCATAAGACAAATAAACTTATCTCGGAAAAAGATGGATACTGGTTGATACTTCAACCCGATACTAGTACTTTTCAAGGCATTAGAGATTTTTTATTGATAAGGGCAATGCTCAACTATGGATTAAGATTATATGAGGTGACCCAGCTAAAATGGCAAGATATAGATTGGTATAATGAACGACTAGTTGTTGCCAATAGTCGTGGTGCTAATAGTAGAATGTTAGAATTACAGAAAACTGATCTTGAAATGTTAAAAGAGTGGTATTATGCAAGATATGAGAGAGAAGACAATAGCGATTCTATGGATAAAGTATATGACTATTATGTATTTACAACCCTACTAGGTAAAAGATTAACTGCTCGATATATTTGTAAAATATTGACTATATATGGAAGGAAAAGTTTATTAAATCAAAATATTAAGCCCTCAGTATTGAGAAATACTTTTGCTGTAAATTTTTACAATGATTTTCAAGATATGAGAAAACTTCAATTGAAACTTGGACACGAAAATATTAAAACCACCAAGAGATACTTACAAATTTATGATCCCAATATTGCCATGCGACCTATGAAATTGAATATTATTTCTATGTTATGA
- the liaF gene encoding cell wall-active antibiotics response protein LiaF, with translation MKQLLGTIIIVIGLVFLLDNLGIIEHELDSLLTLWPLLIVALGVKISIKGIFSAWVALMKRRIAFGKLIFGLIVIGIGMNFLSRTTGLFEFPMSDLWSWTWPVLIIYIGLKLIIDRDEWSHFSVSGDMFGNKFNHKRDFNEEFMNKSKTMVGDINWGKNPWKVGHKELKVGVSDADIDFTTAILEPGENVFVYKGWVGSVEMLVPRDIPVHVETFVKIGDMTIFDENNAGMSRPVIYTSPNYQDAERKLKIIVMLSVGEVGVYAVD, from the coding sequence ATGAAACAGTTGCTTGGAACCATCATAATTGTTATTGGTTTAGTGTTTCTTTTGGACAATTTAGGAATTATCGAGCATGAACTTGATAGTCTATTAACTTTGTGGCCGCTATTAATTGTAGCTTTGGGAGTCAAAATATCTATTAAAGGTATATTTTCTGCATGGGTAGCTTTAATGAAAAGACGGATAGCTTTTGGTAAATTAATATTTGGCCTGATAGTTATAGGTATCGGTATGAACTTTCTCTCCAGGACCACAGGGTTGTTTGAATTTCCTATGTCAGACCTATGGAGTTGGACCTGGCCTGTACTCATTATATATATAGGTTTAAAGCTGATAATTGATCGAGACGAATGGAGTCATTTTAGTGTCTCAGGTGATATGTTTGGCAACAAATTTAATCATAAGAGGGACTTTAATGAGGAATTCATGAACAAAAGCAAGACTATGGTAGGAGATATAAATTGGGGGAAGAATCCTTGGAAGGTTGGACATAAAGAGTTGAAAGTAGGTGTTAGTGATGCGGATATTGATTTTACCACGGCAATTTTAGAACCTGGAGAAAATGTGTTTGTCTATAAAGGCTGGGTAGGATCCGTCGAAATGCTTGTACCTAGAGATATCCCCGTTCATGTGGAAACATTTGTAAAAATTGGTGATATGACAATTTTTGACGAAAATAATGCAGGTATGAGTCGTCCTGTAATTTATACTAGTCCAAATTATCAGGATGCAGAAAGAAAATTAAAAATTATTGTAATGCTCTCCGTTGGAGAGGTGGGCGTTTATGCCGTTGATTAA
- a CDS encoding MFS transporter, translated as MEQNVKKSYGHRVVMSAWLAVFVLFGYRATFSVLQGPMAESTGWTSGELSLGYSLMMSIYAITAFLSGYIIDRWGTRPAYIIGAIFACLGFLVTSTVDSYIQYLASYSIFAGIGTGMLWVSSTISVRKWYVGKSYATMWGIAFTGAPAAQVLLSLGIDGVIEDMGWRLAMQLLAIIVLIALLVAGILAKKNPEDYNMVPFGSNEKNTSSKDHHKNADTSRIWSVKEAFVTPAIWVVIIAFLSAMIGEFLIWTQVVNYFIIDANLSQTTATNLYVVIGLAGLVTMPLMGIIADKVVSMVGDETKGRKYMLVFAPAVGIVACLLLLLTDQAIVLGGTASVLFAIYWAIEPGGAAGYAGAVYGQISLGKIWGLSTLIVMGIGPALGSFMGGFLYDLTGSYNNSILFAMGAFTLSTIAACLLPLKISSNSDHPK; from the coding sequence ATGGAACAAAATGTTAAAAAATCTTACGGACATCGGGTAGTTATGTCTGCTTGGTTGGCAGTTTTCGTCTTATTTGGATATCGTGCGACCTTTTCTGTATTACAAGGCCCTATGGCCGAAAGCACAGGATGGACTTCTGGAGAACTGTCTCTGGGGTATTCTTTGATGATGAGTATTTATGCTATTACAGCCTTCCTCAGCGGATACATCATTGACAGATGGGGCACTCGACCAGCGTATATTATTGGAGCCATTTTTGCATGTTTAGGATTTTTGGTAACTAGTACTGTAGATTCTTATATACAGTATCTAGCCAGCTACTCAATTTTTGCCGGAATCGGTACTGGTATGCTATGGGTGTCTTCAACAATTTCTGTCAGAAAATGGTATGTAGGTAAATCTTATGCTACTATGTGGGGAATTGCTTTCACAGGGGCTCCAGCTGCCCAAGTACTTTTAAGCTTGGGAATAGATGGTGTCATAGAGGATATGGGATGGAGGTTGGCAATGCAGCTTTTAGCCATAATAGTTCTAATTGCATTACTCGTTGCAGGGATATTAGCCAAAAAAAATCCCGAAGACTACAATATGGTACCCTTCGGTTCTAATGAAAAAAATACCTCTTCAAAGGATCATCACAAAAATGCCGATACATCTAGAATTTGGAGTGTTAAGGAAGCTTTTGTAACTCCAGCCATTTGGGTAGTTATAATTGCCTTTTTATCTGCCATGATAGGTGAATTCTTAATTTGGACTCAGGTAGTGAATTATTTTATCATTGACGCAAATCTTTCCCAAACTACCGCTACTAATTTATATGTAGTTATTGGGTTAGCTGGGTTAGTAACCATGCCCCTCATGGGAATAATTGCAGATAAAGTGGTTTCAATGGTAGGTGATGAAACAAAGGGAAGGAAATATATGTTAGTTTTTGCTCCTGCAGTAGGTATAGTAGCCTGTTTGTTATTATTACTTACCGATCAAGCCATTGTATTGGGAGGCACAGCATCAGTTTTATTTGCTATCTATTGGGCGATTGAGCCAGGTGGGGCAGCAGGATATGCAGGAGCAGTTTACGGTCAAATATCGTTAGGGAAAATTTGGGGATTATCCACCTTAATAGTAATGGGAATCGGGCCAGCTTTGGGAAGCTTCATGGGAGGTTTTCTATATGACTTAACAGGAAGTTATAATAATTCCATTTTATTTGCAATGGGAGCCTTCACATTGTCTACAATTGCAGCTTGCTTGCTACCACTGAAAATATCATCGAATTCAGATCATCCTAAATAA
- a CDS encoding efflux RND transporter periplasmic adaptor subunit: MKKKWKILFGVLILVAAASFITVQATGSITVNVKEISPEEIKHSFTEEGTVEPAEDRNVITMHTAKIDKVHVEDGDHVKQGELLVELNPRELNYTIEELRAQVRALEGERQQLEQEPGEAEIENIEIGIEHAKDTLKNAETRYEKIKEMYRNDFATESELKEAEDMVKQAELNLNQQKKSLEILDESFSPPEGSYEVIDAQKSALESQIEFLKEQKEEYQMHAPIQGIVTDLQVEEMGLANPERPLMKIRGNDKLQIETRVLTRDVYEIEESMEVSLVFERREKDVEFTGEISEIAPYAEASLSELGLEEERVPVTITPEIPEDIDLGPGYKVDVEFITEKQTDQLVVPKSALFTHEGQDAVFTVENDRAKIQKVNTGLETNQKVAIKDGLEDGDKVILNPDKEDLQEGTRINIQT; this comes from the coding sequence ATGAAAAAGAAGTGGAAAATTCTTTTTGGAGTTTTGATATTGGTAGCTGCTGCCAGCTTTATTACAGTTCAAGCCACAGGAAGTATAACAGTTAATGTTAAAGAGATTAGCCCCGAAGAAATTAAACACAGTTTTACAGAAGAAGGAACTGTTGAACCTGCAGAGGATCGTAATGTTATCACAATGCATACTGCAAAAATCGATAAAGTTCATGTGGAAGATGGGGACCACGTAAAGCAGGGTGAGTTATTGGTTGAACTGAATCCGCGTGAACTCAACTATACTATAGAGGAACTAAGGGCTCAAGTTAGAGCCTTAGAAGGTGAAAGACAGCAATTAGAACAAGAACCGGGAGAAGCTGAAATTGAGAATATAGAAATAGGGATTGAACATGCAAAGGATACCTTGAAAAACGCTGAAACCAGATATGAAAAGATCAAAGAAATGTACAGAAATGACTTTGCAACCGAAAGTGAGCTAAAAGAGGCTGAAGATATGGTAAAACAGGCAGAATTAAATTTAAATCAGCAAAAGAAATCTTTAGAGATCTTAGATGAATCCTTTAGCCCACCTGAAGGTAGCTACGAAGTAATTGATGCCCAAAAAAGTGCCTTGGAATCACAAATAGAATTTTTAAAGGAACAAAAAGAAGAGTATCAAATGCATGCCCCTATTCAGGGGATAGTCACTGATCTACAGGTAGAAGAGATGGGACTTGCAAATCCTGAAAGACCTCTAATGAAGATAAGGGGAAATGATAAATTACAAATAGAAACAAGAGTATTAACTAGAGACGTTTATGAAATAGAGGAAAGTATGGAGGTTTCACTTGTTTTTGAGCGAAGGGAAAAGGATGTAGAATTTACAGGAGAAATTTCCGAAATTGCACCTTATGCCGAAGCCAGCTTATCAGAACTTGGATTGGAAGAGGAGAGGGTGCCAGTGACAATTACTCCGGAAATTCCTGAAGATATAGATCTGGGCCCGGGTTACAAAGTTGATGTAGAATTTATCACAGAAAAACAAACTGATCAATTGGTGGTTCCTAAAAGTGCGTTATTTACCCATGAAGGCCAAGATGCTGTGTTTACAGTAGAAAATGACAGAGCCAAGATACAGAAAGTGAATACGGGTTTGGAAACTAATCAGAAGGTGGCTATCAAAGATGGCTTGGAAGACGGAGATAAAGTTATTTTAAACCCTGATAAAGAAGACTTACAAGAAGGAACTAGAATAAATATTCAGACTTAA
- a CDS encoding IS110 family transposase: MYFVGIDWADTKHDILVMSGDGRELDNFTIQHSQDGFETLGTKLLKHDNNPENFCCLIETKHGLLTQYLLENNFTVYSVNPKLVDARRKASGAKTDFIDAKILANMGRSELHDLHKLEPDSEHIQELKVLTRDQDALIQESTRLTNRLISTLKEYYPVALELFSKITLPISLAFLRKYPTPKQARKASRDDIYKFLKKQNHPNPLSKANEIFTKLQRRNLEGNRAICSAKSKFLFTILDQLEPLLEHIKEYDREIEKLFKSHSDSKLFESLPGAGKRIAPRLLAEWGDDRSRYADASVVQALAGTSPVLHQSGKMRIVKRRHSCIKPFRNALHQFALQTARWVPWARDYYLRKRKEGKQHHEAARALANIWVRILYAMWLNKEPYNENKFLKAREKHAA, from the coding sequence ATGTACTTTGTTGGGATTGATTGGGCTGATACAAAACATGATATCCTGGTCATGAGTGGCGATGGTAGAGAACTAGATAACTTCACTATTCAACATTCTCAAGATGGATTTGAAACTTTAGGAACTAAACTTCTGAAACATGACAACAATCCTGAAAACTTCTGCTGCTTAATTGAAACCAAACATGGACTTTTAACTCAATATCTTTTAGAAAATAACTTCACTGTTTATTCTGTTAACCCCAAGCTAGTTGATGCTAGACGAAAAGCTTCCGGGGCTAAAACTGACTTTATTGATGCTAAAATACTAGCTAATATGGGCAGATCAGAGCTCCATGACTTACATAAGCTAGAGCCTGATTCGGAACATATCCAAGAGCTTAAAGTACTCACCAGAGATCAAGACGCCCTTATACAAGAAAGTACTAGGCTAACAAATAGGCTGATTTCAACACTGAAAGAATACTATCCTGTAGCTCTTGAATTATTTTCTAAAATAACTCTACCTATCTCTCTAGCTTTCTTAAGAAAATATCCTACTCCAAAACAGGCTCGTAAAGCTAGCAGAGATGATATCTACAAGTTTTTGAAAAAGCAAAATCATCCTAACCCTTTATCTAAAGCTAATGAAATATTCACAAAGCTTCAAAGACGTAATTTAGAAGGTAACAGGGCTATTTGTTCTGCCAAGTCTAAGTTTTTATTTACTATCCTTGATCAGCTAGAGCCTTTATTAGAGCACATTAAAGAGTATGACAGGGAAATTGAAAAACTTTTTAAGTCCCACTCTGACAGTAAACTTTTTGAAAGCTTGCCAGGTGCCGGTAAGCGTATAGCACCGAGGCTGCTGGCAGAGTGGGGAGATGATAGAAGCCGTTATGCTGACGCCTCGGTAGTCCAGGCCCTTGCGGGAACTTCACCAGTACTACATCAAAGTGGCAAAATGCGTATTGTGAAAAGGCGGCATTCTTGTATTAAACCTTTTAGAAACGCTTTGCATCAATTTGCTCTTCAAACTGCGAGGTGGGTCCCCTGGGCCAGAGATTATTACCTCAGAAAGCGAAAAGAAGGCAAACAGCATCATGAGGCTGCAAGGGCTCTAGCTAATATTTGGGTCAGGATACTCTATGCTATGTGGCTGAACAAAGAACCCTACAATGAAAACAAATTCTTAAAAGCTAGAGAAAAACACGCTGCTTAA
- a CDS encoding HD domain-containing protein — translation MIKGELLETLFEAAHIQRWNDHLRPHNFTELDKQAHKMVLAYVIGKFEEQDKDARIDWSQLIEGGIFEFLQRIMLTDIKPPIYHKLMEESGRELNHWVYEQLKDILKPVAGDLNQKFEQYLFDDNYSSYEKKILRASHYLATNWEFNVIYQFNSHIYGVEETKNKIENELEDHYDLLGVQKLGLKNKTYNFIELVGQLRFQKRWANSPRVPETSVLGHMLLVAIFSYLFSLELSACDKRKYNNFFAGLYHDLPEVMTRDIISPVKKSVKGLDSLINDIEDRQLEEKILPLLPRKWHEELRYFLNDEFATKIFISDTTQKVSTDEINRFYNRYEFSPVDGELIKVADEISAYMEASQSIHHGISSKHLAEAKVELYKKYQHQIISGIELGALFDYFY, via the coding sequence GTGATCAAAGGTGAACTCTTAGAAACCCTATTTGAAGCAGCCCATATTCAGAGGTGGAATGATCACTTAAGACCTCACAACTTTACTGAATTAGATAAACAAGCGCATAAAATGGTTTTAGCTTATGTTATAGGAAAATTTGAAGAACAAGACAAAGATGCGCGAATAGATTGGTCTCAATTAATTGAAGGAGGAATTTTTGAATTTCTCCAGCGTATCATGTTGACAGATATAAAACCACCAATTTATCACAAATTAATGGAAGAAAGCGGTCGGGAATTAAATCACTGGGTTTATGAACAACTGAAGGATATTTTAAAACCTGTAGCAGGAGACCTGAATCAAAAGTTTGAACAATACCTGTTTGACGACAATTACTCATCTTATGAGAAAAAAATACTACGGGCTTCTCATTATCTTGCTACCAATTGGGAGTTCAACGTTATATACCAGTTTAATTCGCATATTTACGGAGTTGAAGAAACTAAAAACAAAATTGAAAATGAATTAGAGGATCATTATGATTTATTGGGTGTACAGAAATTAGGTCTGAAAAACAAAACTTATAACTTCATCGAGCTAGTAGGACAACTAAGATTTCAAAAAAGATGGGCTAATTCACCCAGGGTTCCGGAAACTTCTGTTCTAGGTCATATGTTACTAGTAGCTATTTTTTCATATCTATTTTCTCTTGAATTATCAGCCTGTGACAAGCGAAAATATAACAACTTTTTCGCTGGTCTTTATCACGATCTACCGGAAGTCATGACAAGAGATATCATCTCCCCAGTAAAAAAGTCAGTTAAGGGCTTAGATTCGCTCATCAACGATATTGAAGACCGACAATTAGAAGAAAAAATTCTCCCATTACTGCCTAGAAAATGGCATGAAGAGCTCAGATATTTTTTAAATGACGAGTTTGCTACAAAAATATTTATTTCAGATACAACCCAAAAAGTCAGTACTGATGAAATTAATCGCTTCTATAATAGGTATGAATTTTCGCCCGTAGACGGAGAATTAATAAAAGTAGCCGATGAAATTTCCGCTTATATGGAAGCTTCTCAATCAATTCATCACGGGATAAGCTCAAAACACCTAGCTGAAGCCAAGGTAGAATTATATAAAAAGTATCAGCATCAGATAATTTCAGGGATAGAGCTAGGAGCTTTATTCGACTACTTTTACTAG
- a CDS encoding aspartyl-phosphate phosphatase Spo0E family protein: protein MDKRTLLYRIEELREELERVTNQKQTLRDPNVIELSQKLDELLVAYNRKVEKERQNGKDLEKDQEV, encoded by the coding sequence TTGGATAAAAGAACTCTATTATATAGGATAGAAGAACTAAGAGAGGAATTAGAACGAGTAACAAATCAAAAGCAGACCTTAAGAGATCCTAATGTTATAGAGCTAAGTCAAAAGTTAGATGAGTTATTGGTAGCTTATAACAGAAAGGTGGAAAAAGAAAGACAAAATGGAAAGGACCTCGAAAAGGACCAGGAAGTTTAA
- a CDS encoding sensor histidine kinase, giving the protein MPLIKKLITKLRPKGILWEFFQRQLVGALAAGLIIFFCIYLIWPGDMDLEIATAIVLGSPVVVFLSSWVSWYKYLRNLKQSINYMGRYILELKRGNLNNRLDIHRDDEIQDLGERLEELTKDYKQQVRASQKKINENKDLIARAEEAASLEERRKLARELHDAVSQQLFAASMSMKAMDKMIYQDPDKARQLFSKTTSMIQNAQQELRALILHLRPVTLEGKSLSEGLEQLLQEIKDKHKNFNISWEITQLPELASGVEDQVFRVIQEAISNMLRHSQAKNFIVNGKYKGNRIYISLEDDGVGFNLSQALNKQSSSYGLKTMKERMVELGGHLNILTYPGSGTRVELRLPITSSEKESGENDSNGRESHV; this is encoded by the coding sequence ATGCCGTTGATTAAGAAGTTAATCACTAAATTGAGGCCAAAGGGGATTTTATGGGAATTTTTTCAGCGGCAATTAGTGGGTGCCCTGGCGGCAGGTTTAATTATATTTTTTTGTATTTATTTAATATGGCCGGGAGATATGGATCTTGAGATTGCTACTGCCATTGTATTGGGTTCGCCAGTAGTAGTTTTTCTTAGTTCTTGGGTATCTTGGTATAAATATCTCAGAAATTTAAAACAATCAATTAACTATATGGGCAGATATATATTGGAACTAAAACGAGGCAATCTTAATAATCGCCTTGATATTCACAGGGACGATGAGATTCAGGATTTAGGTGAACGCTTGGAAGAGTTAACCAAAGATTATAAGCAACAAGTTAGGGCTAGTCAAAAAAAGATTAATGAAAATAAAGATTTAATTGCCCGGGCGGAAGAAGCTGCTAGCTTAGAAGAAAGGCGTAAATTGGCTAGAGAACTGCATGATGCTGTCAGTCAGCAGCTTTTTGCAGCTTCTATGTCAATGAAAGCCATGGATAAAATGATTTATCAGGATCCTGATAAGGCAAGACAGCTATTTTCGAAAACTACTTCCATGATCCAAAATGCCCAACAGGAACTACGGGCTTTAATATTACATTTGAGACCTGTTACATTAGAAGGCAAAAGCCTATCTGAAGGTTTGGAACAGTTGCTGCAAGAGATTAAGGATAAACACAAAAACTTTAATATTTCCTGGGAAATCACTCAACTTCCAGAACTTGCTTCTGGGGTGGAAGACCAGGTATTTCGAGTGATTCAGGAAGCCATCTCCAATATGCTCCGTCACTCACAAGCTAAAAATTTTATTGTGAATGGAAAATATAAAGGGAATCGGATTTATATTTCTTTGGAAGATGATGGTGTAGGTTTTAATTTAAGCCAGGCTTTGAACAAGCAGTCTTCTTCCTATGGTTTGAAAACCATGAAGGAACGTATGGTTGAGTTAGGGGGACATCTAAACATCCTTACCTATCCAGGATCGGGGACCCGAGTTGAGCTGAGATTACCTATAACATCTTCAGAAAAAGAAAGCGGTGAAAACGACAGTAATGGGAGGGAAAGCCATGTATAA
- a CDS encoding response regulator — protein MYKQEGEKISVLIVDDHEMVRLGLRSYLETQEDIEVVAEACDGQEGIDLAREYQPQVILMDLVMDGMDGIQATRELQGEGFKIVVLTSYVDDDKVFPALEAGAYSYILKTSDAEDIAKCIRKASEGKPSFEGQVTKLMMERRENESAYLNLTNREKEVLRLLGKGFTNQEIADELYIGIKTVKTHVSNILDKLELKDRTQAAIYAKDYGYTN, from the coding sequence ATGTATAAACAAGAGGGTGAAAAAATATCTGTTTTAATTGTGGATGATCATGAAATGGTCAGATTGGGACTTCGCAGTTACCTGGAGACCCAGGAGGATATTGAAGTTGTAGCGGAAGCTTGTGATGGACAAGAAGGTATTGATTTGGCAAGGGAATACCAACCTCAAGTTATTTTAATGGATTTAGTTATGGATGGCATGGATGGAATCCAGGCTACCAGGGAATTACAGGGAGAAGGATTTAAAATTGTTGTTCTTACAAGTTATGTAGATGATGATAAAGTATTTCCCGCTTTAGAAGCTGGAGCTTATAGTTATATACTAAAAACTTCTGATGCGGAAGATATTGCCAAATGTATTCGAAAAGCAAGTGAAGGAAAACCCAGTTTTGAGGGTCAAGTTACTAAATTAATGATGGAACGTAGGGAAAATGAATCGGCATATCTTAACTTAACTAATAGAGAAAAAGAAGTTTTGAGATTACTGGGTAAAGGGTTTACTAATCAGGAAATAGCCGATGAATTATATATTGGTATAAAAACAGTCAAGACACATGTAAGCAATATTTTAGATAAATTGGAACTGAAAGATAGAACTCAGGCTGCCATTTATGCAAAAGATTATGGTTATACTAATTAA
- a CDS encoding BON domain-containing protein, producing the protein MSDQGQNNKDQELARKVDEAINNETDFSGYDINIRVVDGKVTLYGVVDTLSEVDHARKVVESIEGVEDIENNLTVSTDGAVDDSHVHMEVRQELEGEPRIKDASINVSVNNGNVYLQGTAKSLAEKNAVHEAASKAMGVKEIVDNIAVKPEEGRQKRPYDDASIVNEIQRTFSQEAEYNLGDKIEVRCQDGKVFMSGTASIEERDEARKLASKVSGVKEVNVHEVDTSRGELDRATQVTEKVKEAFSQDKTLQELPIEIYEENGHLVLDGIVRNTDQKEKVDKLLHTYMEEYGQDLISVDNKIRISN; encoded by the coding sequence ATGTCAGATCAAGGACAAAACAATAAAGATCAAGAGTTGGCTCGAAAAGTGGATGAAGCCATTAACAATGAAACAGATTTTTCAGGTTACGATATAAATATCCGGGTAGTTGATGGGAAAGTCACCCTATATGGGGTGGTAGACACTCTTTCAGAAGTGGATCATGCTCGGAAAGTAGTCGAATCTATCGAGGGAGTTGAGGATATAGAAAATAATTTAACGGTATCTACTGACGGGGCAGTAGATGATAGCCATGTACATATGGAAGTGCGTCAAGAACTTGAGGGAGAACCAAGAATAAAAGATGCTTCCATCAATGTCAGTGTTAATAACGGGAATGTGTATTTACAGGGGACAGCCAAGAGTTTGGCCGAGAAAAATGCTGTTCATGAAGCAGCCAGCAAGGCTATGGGAGTTAAAGAAATTGTAGATAACATAGCCGTCAAACCTGAGGAAGGTAGGCAAAAAAGGCCTTATGACGATGCCAGTATTGTTAATGAGATTCAAAGAACATTTAGTCAAGAAGCAGAATACAACTTGGGAGATAAAATTGAAGTACGATGCCAGGATGGCAAGGTTTTTATGTCGGGAACTGCTAGTATTGAAGAGAGAGATGAAGCTAGGAAACTGGCATCTAAAGTTTCGGGAGTAAAAGAGGTAAATGTACATGAGGTTGATACATCTAGAGGTGAGTTAGACAGGGCGACTCAAGTTACCGAAAAGGTTAAGGAAGCTTTTTCACAGGATAAAACTTTGCAAGAGCTTCCAATTGAAATTTATGAAGAAAATGGACATTTAGTATTGGATGGCATTGTGCGCAATACAGACCAAAAAGAAAAGGTAGATAAATTACTCCATACATACATGGAAGAGTACGGGCAGGATTTGATATCTGTGGATAATAAAATCAGGATTTCTAATTAA